From the genome of Chroogloeocystis siderophila 5.2 s.c.1, one region includes:
- a CDS encoding GumC family protein produces the protein MTKALSSYSLSKSTHKKNRWSYYLLIALIANAAIWGSALLFIKLKKPVYTSTSTATLPETKSAANVNLPNIGQAYYENSSPYANSSIQDPRETYKIIAESEPVLRAAASQVNLPLEDFGKPRVKIVLNTTLMTFDFKGSTPEEARNKSLAFHQAFQTRLNQLRAKEIAQQDKGFQSTLDSAKQKLQDAQQKLSAFKANSGLVSNEQLRDLSANIEQLRRQKAEVSAQQQQISSRVGQLSANLNISSQQAADAFALQSDQIFQQNLKDYSDASASLTLLNAKFLPDHPTVIEQQAKRDASRTAFLSRSQELLGRSVDEQAVQQYALNQANSQSAREALFQGLVASQAEQRGLKAQAQEIDRQIAILENRLKNLAQNESTLDALKRDVQIAEAVFSSTLTKLDISRANAFGSYPLIQMLSEPTLAESPSGPKPELVLLGAALGSLFINTGITLLYLRKPKSKAFRKELETLELQQPVLGFNEGNISSPFL, from the coding sequence ATGACTAAAGCTCTATCCTCGTACTCACTCTCAAAATCAACGCATAAAAAGAACCGCTGGTCGTATTATTTATTGATTGCTTTAATAGCAAATGCCGCTATTTGGGGGTCTGCATTGCTATTCATTAAACTTAAAAAGCCTGTATATACTAGCACTTCTACAGCTACTCTACCGGAAACAAAATCAGCTGCCAATGTTAACCTACCAAATATTGGGCAAGCTTATTATGAAAACTCTTCACCCTATGCAAATAGCTCCATACAAGATCCAAGAGAAACTTACAAAATTATTGCTGAAAGTGAACCAGTATTAAGAGCAGCAGCAAGCCAGGTTAATCTGCCTTTAGAGGATTTTGGCAAACCCAGAGTTAAAATTGTACTGAATACAACTCTGATGACGTTTGACTTTAAAGGTTCCACACCAGAAGAAGCTAGAAATAAATCTCTAGCATTTCACCAAGCATTTCAAACTAGACTCAATCAGCTAAGAGCAAAAGAAATTGCCCAACAAGACAAGGGCTTCCAAAGTACGCTCGATTCAGCAAAGCAAAAGCTGCAAGATGCACAACAAAAACTCTCAGCATTTAAAGCTAACTCTGGATTAGTATCTAATGAGCAGCTGAGAGATCTTTCTGCTAATATTGAACAATTAAGAAGACAAAAAGCAGAAGTTTCGGCGCAACAACAGCAGATTAGTTCTCGTGTAGGTCAATTATCAGCCAATTTAAATATATCTTCTCAACAAGCAGCGGATGCTTTTGCATTGCAATCTGACCAAATATTTCAGCAGAATTTAAAAGATTATAGTGATGCTAGTGCTTCTCTAACTTTACTTAACGCAAAATTTTTACCCGATCATCCGACTGTAATTGAACAACAAGCAAAACGAGATGCATCGCGAACAGCTTTCTTATCTCGAAGTCAAGAGTTGTTGGGGCGTTCTGTGGATGAGCAAGCAGTACAACAATATGCACTCAATCAAGCTAATTCTCAATCAGCGCGAGAAGCACTATTCCAAGGGTTAGTTGCATCACAAGCCGAACAACGAGGACTAAAAGCTCAGGCTCAAGAAATAGATAGACAGATTGCAATCCTTGAAAATAGGCTGAAAAATTTAGCACAAAATGAGTCTACTTTAGATGCTCTGAAGCGAGACGTACAAATTGCAGAAGCAGTATTTTCTTCTACTCTAACTAAGCTTGATATTAGCCGAGCTAATGCATTTGGCTCCTACCCTCTCATTCAAATGCTCTCAGAACCCACGCTTGCAGAAAGTCCAAGTGGACCAAAACCAGAGTTAGTTTTGTTAGGTGCAGCGCTAGGCTCTCTGTTTATTAATACTGGGATAACACTGCTTTATCTACGTAAACCTAAATCTAAAGCATTCAGAAAAGAGTTAGAAACACTTGAACTACAACAACCTGTTCTAGGTTTTAATGAGGGTAATATCAGCAGTCCTTTCCTATAA